The following DNA comes from Polynucleobacter necessarius.
GAAGTAGCCGAAAATTCACAAGCTACCGGCAATATGCGCTGGTACGTTATTCATGCTTATTCCGGAATGGAAAAGAGCGTCAAAAAAGGTCTCGAGGAGCGTATTGCACGTTCTGGCATGCCAGAAAAATTTGGCCGTATTTTGGTTCCTTCCGAAGAGGTTGTAGAAATGAAATCCGGCACAAAGTCTGTGTCTGAGCGTCGTTTCTTCCCGGGATATGTCCTAATTGAGATGGAAATGACCGACGAAAGCTGGCATTTGGTGAAAAATACGCCAAAAGTGACCGGTTTCGTAGGCGGTGTACGTAACCGCCCAAGTCCAATTTCTACAGCAGAAGTCACCAAAATCATGGATCAAATGCAGGCTGGGGTGGATAAACCGAAGCCTAAGACCCTGTTTGAGGTGGGTGAGATGGTTCGCGTTAAAGAAGGTCCGTTTACTGACTTCAACGGCAACGTTGAGGAAGTGAACTACGAGAAGTCAAGATTGCGCGTTTCTGTTACAATTTTTGGCCGCAGTACCCCAGTTGAGTTGGGGTTCGGCCAGGTAGAAAAGATGTAAAAAACAAGGACTTAGTCAAGTTTTGCAGTGCAGCAGTAAAAGTAGTTTTAGATGGTTATTTAGATTTTGTATTTACCAGAGGAGCGGAGCTAGAAAGCCAAAAAATAGCGAAGCGTTAACTCAACGGCGGTCTTTCCTAATGAGGTTGGTCGCGCTTTAAGGAGCAACACATGGCAAAGAAGATTATTGGCTTTATTAAGCTTCAGATCCCTGCAGGCAAAGCAAATCCATCACCACCCGTAGGTCCAGCATTGGGTCAACGCGGCCTTAACATTATGGAATTCTGTAAGGCGTTTAATGCTCAAACTCAGAGCATGGAATCTGGCCTGCCAATTCCAGTCGTGATTACAGCGTTCGCTGATCAGAGCTTCACATTCATCATGAAGACTCCTCCAGCAACCATCATGCTTAAGAAGGCTGCGAAGATCGAAAAAGGATCGCCACGTCCTCATACCGACAAGGTAGGAAAAATTACTCGTGCTCAAGCGGAAGAAATTGCTAAAGCAAAAATGCCAGATTTGACAGCGGCCGAAATGGATGCGGCTGTTAGAACTATCGCTGGCAGCGCCCGTTCCATGGGCATCACTGTGGAAGGAATCTAATCATGCCTAAATTATCTAAGCGCGTAAAAGCAATTCAATCTAAAGTTGATCGCAATAAGTTTTACCCATTAGAAGATGCATTGAACCTCGTTAAAGAGTGTGCAACTGCCAAGTTCGATGAGTCTATCGATGTTGCTGTTCAGTTGGGTATTGATGCTAAGAAATCTGACCAAGTTGTGCGCGGCGCGGTAGTGCTCCCAGCTGGTACTGGTAAGTATGTTCGTGTTGCTGTTTTTTCTCAAGGCGAGAAGGCTGAACAAGCTAAAGCTGCTGGCGCAGAAATTGTTGGCATGGAAGAGCTTGCCGAACAAATCAAGAGCGGCAAAATTGATTTCGATATTTTGATCGCATCCCCAGACACAATGAAAATTGTTGGTACTTTAGGTCAAGTATTGGGCCCACGTGGTTTGATGCCAAATCCAAAAGTGGGAACAGTGACTCCTGACGTTGCTACTGCAGTTAAAAATGCAAAAGCAGGTCAAGTTCAGTTCCGTTCGGACAAAGCCGGTATCGTGCACGCAAGCATTGGCCGTCGTTCATTCGAGCCAGCTGCATTGAAATCCAACTTGCTCGCATTGCTTGAGGCTTTGAATAAAGTAAAACCTCCTGCATCTAAGGGCGTTTATTTAAAGAAGGTTGCCGTAAGCAGCACCATGGGTGCAGGCGTACGCGTAGACCAAGCATGGTTACAGGTAGCAGCTTAATAACCGGTAACAAAAAAGAACTTTGGGTCGACTCTCACTCTTTGATTAAGAGTCGAACATCAAAGACCGTTGGTGGATTGGTTTGCTTGCTCAGAAATTAATTCTTAATCGTTACGAAAGTAATAGCCAGCGCAGATGGCGACCCTGAAAAGATTTTCACAAGAGTCTTTGTGAACAAATGATCAGACGCTGGTGTGTAACCCCAACTGGAAACAGTTGGTTTTTATGGAGTTAAACCGTGCCTTTGAATGTACAAGACAAAAAAGCGATTGTTGCTGATGTCCGCGCTCAATTGGCTGGAGCCCAAACTGTCGTGCTCGCTGAATACCGTGGTATTTCAGTAGCGCAGTTGACAAAGCTACGTGCTAGCGCACGTGACCAAGGTGTATATCTGCGCGTTTTGAAGAACACATTGGCACGCCGTGCTGCACAAGGCACACGGTTTGAGCCTCTTGCTGATTCGATGGTTGGCCCCTTGATCTATGGCATTTCTGCAGATCCAATTGCGTCGGCAAAAGTATTGCAGGCCTGTGCCAAGACTCAAGATCAGCTGGTCATTAAAGCTGGCTTATATAACGGCAAGTTGTTAGACGTTGCAGGCGTAAAAGCCCTGGCAACAATTCCAAGCCGCGAAGAGTTGTTATCTCAGTTGTTGGGCGTGATGTTGGCCCCAGTTTCTGCGATGGCTCGCGTATTGGGCGCAGTAGCAGCACAAAAGGCGGCTGGAGCACCTGCTCCGTTAGCGGCACCTGTAGAAGCAGCAGCCACAGCAGCAGTAGTCGCTGAAGCCGTTCCTGAAGCAGCCGCTGAGTCTGCAGCCGTAGCCCCAGAAGCTGGCACAGAAGCAAACGAAACCCCTGCCGCTGAATAAGCGACAGATTAACTATTTAAGGATTAGGAGCTAACAATGGCGATTACTAAAGAAGAAATCATTGAAGCAGTAGGTAGCATGTCCGTTATGGATTTGAACGATTTGGTTAAAGCGTTCGAAGAGAAGTTTGGTGTTTCAGCTGCAGCGATGGCTGTTGCTGGTCCTGCAGGCGGCGGTGATGCTGCTGGCGGTGGCGAAGAACAAACTGAATTCACTGTAAATCTCGTTGAAGCTGGCGCAAATAAAGTTTCAGTAATTAAAGCGGTTCGTGAGATTACTGGCCTTGGTTTGAAAGAAGCAAAAGATTTGGTTGACGGTGCACCGAAGTCAATCAAAGAAGGGGTTGACAAGAAAACTGCTGAAGAAGCCAAGAAGAAGCTTGAAGAAGCTGGCGCTAAAGCAGAACTCAAGTAATACGCACAATGCTAGCGCCTCTCACAAAGGGGCGTTAGCCATGTTGGGTTTGCCTTCTGATACGACTGCAGAATGCAAGTTTGGTCGGACACTGAATCGAAACGATTTAGTGTTGTCCGCCAGTGATTGGTAGTGGCCAATCGCCAAATCTTTGTACAGTCGCTGAATTCGGAGATGAAATGAACTATAGCTTCACCGAACGTAAGCGAGTCCGTAAAAGCTTTGCTAAGCGAGTAAACAACCACCAGGTTCCGTACCTGATCGCAACGCAGCTGGAATTCTACGCTAAATTTTTACAGGCTGATAAGCCGGCAATGTCTCGTCTTACTGAGGGACTTCAAGCCGCCTTTACATCAGCATTCCCAATTGTGTCTAACAACGGCTATGCACGTATGGAATACGTGTCTTACCAGTTATCACAACCACCATTTGACGTAAAAGAATGTCAGCAACGTGGTTACACATACCACTCTGCCTTACGCGCCAAAGTTCGCTTGATTATTTATGATCGCGAAGCGCCTACGAAGGTTAAAGAGGTAAAAGAGAGTGAAGTCTACATGGGTGAAATTCCACTCATGACAGAAAACGGCTCGTTTGTGATCAACGGTACTGAGCGCGTGATCGTTTCTCAGTTGCACCGTTCCCCAGGCGTGTTCTTCGAGCACGATAAGGGCAAGACACATAGCTCAGGTAAGTTGCTGTTCTCAGCACGCATCATTCCTTACCGTGGTTCATGGCTCGATTTCGAGTTTGATCCAAAAGATATTCTCTATTTCCGCGTTGACCGTCGTCGTAAGATGCCTGTCACCATTTTGCTTAAGGCAATTGGTTTAAACAACGAACAGATTCTGGCGAACTTCTTTAACTTTGACCATTTCTCATTGACTGCTAATGGCGGTTCAATGGAATTTGTGCCAGAGCGTTTGCGTGGTCAGTTGGCTAGCTTTGATGTGCTCGACAAGAATGACGTTGTAGTCATTCAAAAAGACAAGCGTATCAATGCAAAGCATATCTGCGAACTCGAAGCTGCAAAAACAAAAACAATCGCTGTACCAGATGACTATTTAATTGGTCGTGTAGTTGCGCGCAATATTGTCGATCCAGACTCTGGTGAAATCTTGGCGTACGCTAACGATGAAATCACTGAAGAGTTGTT
Coding sequences within:
- the nusG gene encoding transcription termination/antitermination protein NusG, whose product is MIDSEVAENSQATGNMRWYVIHAYSGMEKSVKKGLEERIARSGMPEKFGRILVPSEEVVEMKSGTKSVSERRFFPGYVLIEMEMTDESWHLVKNTPKVTGFVGGVRNRPSPISTAEVTKIMDQMQAGVDKPKPKTLFEVGEMVRVKEGPFTDFNGNVEEVNYEKSRLRVSVTIFGRSTPVELGFGQVEKM
- the rplK gene encoding 50S ribosomal protein L11, which translates into the protein MAKKIIGFIKLQIPAGKANPSPPVGPALGQRGLNIMEFCKAFNAQTQSMESGLPIPVVITAFADQSFTFIMKTPPATIMLKKAAKIEKGSPRPHTDKVGKITRAQAEEIAKAKMPDLTAAEMDAAVRTIAGSARSMGITVEGI
- the rplA gene encoding 50S ribosomal protein L1 codes for the protein MPKLSKRVKAIQSKVDRNKFYPLEDALNLVKECATAKFDESIDVAVQLGIDAKKSDQVVRGAVVLPAGTGKYVRVAVFSQGEKAEQAKAAGAEIVGMEELAEQIKSGKIDFDILIASPDTMKIVGTLGQVLGPRGLMPNPKVGTVTPDVATAVKNAKAGQVQFRSDKAGIVHASIGRRSFEPAALKSNLLALLEALNKVKPPASKGVYLKKVAVSSTMGAGVRVDQAWLQVAA
- the rplJ gene encoding 50S ribosomal protein L10, giving the protein MPLNVQDKKAIVADVRAQLAGAQTVVLAEYRGISVAQLTKLRASARDQGVYLRVLKNTLARRAAQGTRFEPLADSMVGPLIYGISADPIASAKVLQACAKTQDQLVIKAGLYNGKLLDVAGVKALATIPSREELLSQLLGVMLAPVSAMARVLGAVAAQKAAGAPAPLAAPVEAAATAAVVAEAVPEAAAESAAVAPEAGTEANETPAAE
- the rplL gene encoding 50S ribosomal protein L7/L12 is translated as MAITKEEIIEAVGSMSVMDLNDLVKAFEEKFGVSAAAMAVAGPAGGGDAAGGGEEQTEFTVNLVEAGANKVSVIKAVREITGLGLKEAKDLVDGAPKSIKEGVDKKTAEEAKKKLEEAGAKAELK